In the Setaria italica strain Yugu1 chromosome VI, Setaria_italica_v2.0, whole genome shotgun sequence genome, one interval contains:
- the LOC101779776 gene encoding LOW QUALITY PROTEIN: protein plastid transcriptionally active 16, chloroplastic (The sequence of the model RefSeq protein was modified relative to this genomic sequence to represent the inferred CDS: inserted 1 base in 1 codon), with protein MAPALTSNPPSFRPISSPLRRRAATVLCRAGKPGKDSGADDDAAPKKIPGLFADFGKLTDAKSLIPALASPAAGSLFAGGGRGRKDPQTVFVAGATGQAGVRIAQTLLRQGFAVRAGVPDLASAQELARLAAAYRLISPAEARRLNAVESGFDDPEAIAKSIGPAAKVVVTVGPAEKGPEGGAVTTEDALRVVQAADLASAAHVVVVYDKGSDGSFGGGGSTYNVLDGFTTFFNYIFSRVQTLTLSQFLAKVVETDVSYTLVKASLTDDYSPESXYALVLAKEGASSSTTSTTDTGKVSKSQIAALVADVFSNVAVAENKVVEVSTNSSATSKPTAEAFVAIPEDSRRKEYQEAAAKAQAEEEALASQRASEAEAAASKLEAKAKKAPTEEEAPSEEAAASPVNGAQASLENLLSRAKGISTDFSWEKFSTQLAEATTPRTSTEKEPKAEIATVRGQAKAKKLAPQRAVVKPAAQKVKQQPKQPESKPEVRPVFGGLFKQETVYVDDD; from the exons ATGGCTCCCGCGCTCACCTCCAACCCGCCCTCCTTCCGCCCCATCTCctccccgctccgccgccgcgccgccaccgtcctaTGCCGCGCCGGCAAGCCCGGGAAGGACTCCGGGGCGGATGACGACGCCGCCCCCAAGAAGATTCCCGGCCTCTTCGCGGACTTCGGCAAGCTGACCGACGCCAAGTCGCTGATACCGGCGCTCGCGTCGCCCGCGGCGGGGTCGCTGTTCGCGGGCGGCGGTAGGGGCCGGAAGGACCCGCAGACGGTGTTCGTCGCGGGCGCCACGGGGCAGGCCGGGGTCCGCATCGCGCAGACGCTGCTGCGGCAGGGCTTCGCCGTGCGCGCAGGCGTCCCGGACCTCGCGTCGGCACAGGAGCTCGCGCGCCTCGCCGCGGCGTACCGGCTCATCTCCCCCGCCGAGGCGCGTCGGCTCAACGCCGTGGAGTCGGGCTTCGACGACCCCGAGGCGATCGCCAAGTCCATCGGCCCTGCCGCCAAGGTCGTGGTCACCGTCGGCCCGGCCGAGAAGGGGCCGGAAGGCGGGGCCGTCACCACCGAGGACGCGCTCCGGGTGGTGCAGGCCGCGGACCTCGCCAGCGCGGCGCACGTCGTCGTCGTGTACGACAAGGGGTCCGACGGCAGTTTCGGGGGCGGTGGGTCCACCTACAATGTGCTCGACGGTTTCACGACCTTCTTCAACTACATCTTCTCCCGCGTCCAGACGCTGACGCTGAGCCAATTCTTGGCCAAGGTGGTCGAGACAGATGTCAGCTATACACTAGTCAAGGCTTCACTCACCGATGACTACAGCCCTGAGA TCTACGCCCTGGTCCTCGCCAAGGAGGGAGCATCGTCCAGCACAACGTCCACCACCGACACCGGCAAG GTGTCAAAGTCACAGATTGCGGCCCTTGTGGCTGATGTCTTCTCCAATGTGGCAGTCGCCGAGAACAAG GTTGTTGAAGTTTCAACTAACTCATCAGCAACATCAAAGCCGACAGCAGAGGCTTTCGT AGCTATCCCTGAAGATAGTAGAAGAAAGGAGTACCAAGAAGCTGCTGCAAAGGCACAGGCAGAAGAGGAGGCCCTTGCCTCCCAACGAGCTAGTGAAGCTGAAGCGGCTGCGAGCAAGCTCGAAGCCAAGGCGAAGAAGGCGCCCACCGAGGAGGAGGCACCCTCAGAGGAGGCAGCTGCTAGCCCGGTGAACGGGGCCCAAGCCTCTCTGGAGAACCTCCTGAGCAGAGCCAAAGGGATTAGCACTGACTTCTCCTGGGAGAAGTTCAGCACACAGCTTGCAGAAGCGACGACTCCTCGAACCTCAACGGAGAAGGAACCGAAGGCAGAGATCGCCACGGTGCGAGGGCAGGCGAAGGCAAAGAAGCTTGCACCACAGAGGGCCGTCGTGAAGCCAGCGGCGCAGAAGGTGAAGCAACAACCGAAGCAGCCGGAGTCCAAGCCTGAAGTTAGGCCAGTGTTCGGCGGCCTCTTCAAGCAAGAAACGGTGTATGTGGACGACGACTGA